In one window of Streptomyces sp. NBC_01224 DNA:
- a CDS encoding helix-turn-helix transcriptional regulator, translating into MPDPSRPSPLSSLIGVDVDATAERVYRALVSGGPALGPDLAGLLGISVKDIETAIGALRQVGLVDMAAGGGISAVSPSLALEGMVAQREQQVRAARTALDELAEEYRRAREVQLSNGIEIVRGRSEIGSWLNGLLLSAKDQLRMFAKPPFAVFGISESDTEREVAGRGLRERIIIERTVLDEPAAEKDLVASLDRGQEIRMVQSLPAKLLIVDDSIAIVQLDEGGHAHSEIAVVRPGGLLDCLMFSFESLWRSAMQLREAPGRTVDPNLASPKDLADPADRKVLMLLLAGYTDAAVAARLGISLRTMQRRVRRLMDLAGTESRVLLGWHARDRGWL; encoded by the coding sequence ATGCCCGACCCCAGTCGCCCCTCCCCGCTGAGCTCACTCATCGGGGTCGATGTCGACGCGACGGCCGAGCGGGTCTATCGGGCGTTGGTCTCCGGCGGACCAGCGCTCGGGCCGGATCTCGCCGGCCTGCTGGGGATCTCGGTCAAGGACATCGAAACGGCGATCGGTGCGTTGCGGCAGGTGGGCCTGGTTGACATGGCCGCCGGCGGAGGAATCTCGGCGGTGTCGCCGTCGCTGGCGCTCGAGGGGATGGTCGCGCAGCGCGAGCAGCAGGTCAGGGCCGCCCGAACGGCACTCGACGAGCTCGCGGAGGAGTACCGGAGGGCGCGCGAGGTGCAGCTGTCGAACGGCATCGAGATCGTTCGGGGCCGCAGCGAGATCGGCAGCTGGCTCAATGGCCTGTTGCTGTCCGCCAAGGACCAGCTCCGGATGTTCGCGAAACCACCGTTCGCGGTTTTCGGGATCTCCGAATCTGACACCGAACGCGAGGTCGCCGGCCGTGGTCTGCGTGAGCGGATCATCATCGAACGGACCGTGCTGGATGAGCCCGCCGCGGAGAAGGACCTGGTCGCCTCGCTGGATCGGGGACAGGAGATCCGCATGGTGCAGTCGTTACCGGCGAAGCTGCTGATCGTCGACGATTCGATTGCGATCGTGCAGCTCGACGAGGGTGGGCACGCGCACTCGGAGATCGCGGTGGTGCGCCCCGGGGGGCTGCTGGACTGTCTGATGTTCAGCTTCGAGAGCCTGTGGCGGTCGGCCATGCAATTGCGGGAGGCCCCCGGCCGTACGGTCGATCCGAACTTGGCATCGCCGAAGGATCTCGCCGACCCGGCAGACCGGAAGGTCCTGATGCTGTTGCTGGCTGGGTACACCGATGCCGCGGTCGCTGCCCGACTGGGGATCAGCCTGCGGACCATGCAGCGCAGGGTCCGCAGGCTGATGGATCTGGCCGGCACCGAATCCCGGGTGTTGCTTGGCTGGCACGCGCGGGACCGGGGCTGGCTTTGA